One stretch of Spiroplasma mirum ATCC 29335 DNA includes these proteins:
- a CDS encoding DxFTY motif-containing membrane protein, whose amino-acid sequence MKIIDKQNNEENNTTDDNHLAPELKEHLEFHSTRTIFWKSLLAIIVEGIAPFFLLFFLSSPDLSYADHYEVGGGIGFGLLYVLGVFLLTLLGFILKFHKADQFTYNITLSWTLFGFYLTGYWWGWDKVLYRCLLAMAFLIFSVFFGTFMAVWICNIAEYLKAKREGRVLNPEDEIIEGFREDFEATQAKEKNPPVKE is encoded by the coding sequence GTGAAAATCATTGATAAGCAAAATAATGAGGAAAATAACACAACCGATGATAATCATTTAGCACCAGAATTAAAAGAACATTTGGAATTTCATTCAACGCGAACTATTTTTTGAAAAAGTTTATTAGCAATTATTGTGGAAGGAATTGCCCCATTTTTTTTGTTATTTTTCTTATCATCACCTGACTTATCATATGCTGACCATTACGAAGTAGGGGGTGGCATTGGCTTTGGGTTATTATATGTGCTGGGAGTTTTTCTCTTAACTTTACTTGGTTTTATTTTAAAATTCCATAAAGCTGACCAGTTTACTTACAACATTACCTTATCATGAACTTTATTTGGGTTTTACTTAACTGGTTACTGGTGAGGATGAGATAAGGTTTTATATCGTTGTTTATTAGCAATGGCATTTTTAATATTCTCTGTTTTCTTTGGAACTTTTATGGCGGTGTGAATTTGTAATATTGCTGAATATTTAAAAGCAAAACGTGAAGGACGGGTGTTAAATCCCGAGGATGAAATTATTGAAGGTTTTCGCGAAGATTTTGAAGCAACCCAGGCAAAAGAAAAAAATCCCCCTGTTAAAGAGTAG